The following are encoded in a window of Lichenicola cladoniae genomic DNA:
- a CDS encoding dihydroorotase has product MAYDDLICGTIVTPDGPIQDGWVAVASGRIAEIGTGAEPDAERRHDSGGGLVLPGVIDGQTHAGSYGGLAGLASTTRSAIAGGVTTIVDMPYDNPEPLSTVALLHDKIAAIDADAHCDVALYATVMPGRGVGDVRALIEAGIVAFKISSFESSPTRFPRIAADLMLDLLEELAGTDIPLGLHNEDQEIVRARMALARAQGQDGIAAHSASRPLAAELSASAAFLELGAAAGGHAHLVHLSHPRGFRLVEHYRGDGFRSTGELCVHYLWFDPDTDGKTLGALMKVNPPIRPGQCAALWAEITEGRVAFVSSDHSSWPIDSKQTPSMFSAGAGVTGLETLLPAFFTGAEAQGLDAAALCAAQLSERPAKFFGLWPQKGAIQVGADADLAVLTPETFRWDSAHAHDGLNWSPYDGRQFSARVSRTYLRGKLAWDGTDVRAQAGQGRYVRRGTSAWFR; this is encoded by the coding sequence ATGGCTTATGACGACCTCATCTGCGGCACAATCGTCACGCCCGATGGCCCGATACAAGACGGCTGGGTCGCCGTAGCAAGCGGACGCATTGCCGAGATCGGCACCGGTGCGGAGCCGGATGCCGAACGGCGGCACGATTCCGGAGGCGGCCTGGTGCTGCCCGGTGTCATCGATGGCCAGACCCACGCCGGCAGCTACGGCGGCCTGGCCGGGCTCGCCTCGACCACCCGCTCGGCGATCGCCGGCGGCGTTACCACGATCGTCGACATGCCGTACGACAATCCCGAGCCGCTCAGCACGGTTGCCCTGCTGCACGACAAGATTGCCGCGATCGACGCGGATGCACATTGCGACGTGGCACTCTATGCGACGGTGATGCCGGGGCGGGGCGTCGGTGATGTCCGTGCATTGATCGAAGCCGGCATCGTTGCCTTCAAGATATCGTCTTTCGAGAGCAGCCCGACGCGCTTCCCGCGTATCGCCGCCGACCTCATGCTCGACCTGCTGGAGGAACTGGCAGGCACCGATATTCCGCTCGGCCTGCACAACGAGGACCAGGAGATCGTCCGTGCGCGGATGGCGCTGGCGCGTGCCCAGGGCCAGGACGGTATCGCCGCGCATTCCGCGAGCCGCCCGCTTGCCGCCGAACTGTCGGCATCCGCGGCGTTCCTGGAACTTGGTGCGGCAGCCGGTGGGCATGCGCATCTGGTGCATCTGTCGCACCCGCGCGGGTTCCGTCTGGTCGAGCATTATCGCGGCGATGGGTTTCGGTCGACCGGCGAGCTGTGCGTCCATTATCTGTGGTTCGACCCCGACACGGACGGCAAGACCCTCGGCGCGCTGATGAAGGTCAATCCGCCGATCAGGCCCGGGCAGTGCGCGGCACTCTGGGCCGAGATCACCGAAGGCCGCGTGGCGTTCGTCAGCTCGGACCATTCGAGCTGGCCGATCGACAGCAAGCAGACGCCGTCGATGTTCTCGGCCGGTGCCGGCGTGACCGGGCTCGAAACCCTCCTGCCGGCGTTCTTCACCGGTGCGGAGGCGCAGGGGCTCGATGCGGCCGCGCTCTGTGCCGCGCAGCTCAGCGAGCGGCCGGCGAAGTTCTTTGGCCTTTGGCCGCAGAAGGGCGCGATCCAGGTCGGTGCCGATGCCGACCTTGCGGTTCTCACGCCAGAAACTTTCCGATGGGACAGTGCGCACGCGCATGACGGGCTGAACTGGAGCCCGTACGATGGTCGCCAATTCTCGGCACGGGTCAGCCGCACCTACTTGCGTGGCAA